A window from Pyrococcus yayanosii CH1 encodes these proteins:
- a CDS encoding pyruvate/ketoisovalerate ferredoxin oxidoreductase subunit gamma: protein MIEIRFHGRGGQGAVTAANILAEAAFLEGKYVQAFPFFGVERRGAPVTAFTRIDEKPIRIKTQIYEPDVVVVLDPSLLDTVDVTAGLREGGIVIVNTEKSKDEVLEKLKKKPAKLALVDATTIALEILGLPITNTAILGAVAKATGLVKIESIEEAIKDTFSGELGEKNARAAREAYEKTQVFEL from the coding sequence ATGATAGAGATTCGTTTTCACGGTAGGGGTGGACAAGGTGCAGTTACGGCCGCGAACATTCTTGCCGAAGCAGCGTTCTTGGAGGGCAAATATGTGCAGGCCTTCCCCTTCTTCGGTGTCGAGCGCAGGGGTGCTCCAGTTACGGCCTTCACGAGGATAGACGAGAAGCCAATCCGCATAAAGACTCAGATATATGAGCCTGATGTTGTCGTCGTTCTTGATCCGTCTCTCCTTGATACCGTTGACGTTACTGCAGGCCTTAGGGAGGGCGGGATAGTCATAGTTAACACAGAGAAGAGCAAGGATGAGGTTCTGGAGAAGCTCAAGAAGAAGCCCGCCAAGCTTGCCCTCGTGGATGCCACGACAATAGCCCTGGAGATACTTGGCCTTCCGATAACCAACACCGCAATCCTCGGTGCCGTTGCAAAGGCGACCGGTCTTGTGAAGATAGAGAGCATTGAGGAAGCCATAAAGGACACTTTCTCTGGCGAACTCGGTGAGAAGAACGCAAGGGCGGCTAGGGAAGCTTATGAGAAGACGCAGGTCTTTGAGCTCTGA
- a CDS encoding inorganic phosphate transporter encodes MDTALVAALAVGFYIAWNIGANDSANAMGTAVGAGILNFRQATLTIGIFVILGAYLRGYKVMKTVGEGIISSMSMELAILILFSAGIWVTIATIKGLPVSTTQAIVGGVIGAGLATGATINWSVMEKVVGAWVLSPVIAGIFAALLYKFYSRIIASIKSLRRLELLYKWMAILGGSYMAFNFGANEVANATGPLVGADLLTPRWAGLFGAISLTLGSLTFSYAVMHTVGKKITSLGPVSAFSAQFSSAIAVSLANYFGLPVSSSQAIVGGVVGVGLAAGERVDKRIVADVLFGWVATPTTGMVIAFTLSKLFMAVGLL; translated from the coding sequence ATGGACACCGCCCTCGTGGCCGCCCTCGCCGTTGGCTTTTACATAGCCTGGAACATAGGCGCCAACGATTCAGCCAACGCCATGGGGACAGCAGTCGGTGCAGGAATACTAAACTTCCGACAGGCCACCTTAACCATCGGCATCTTCGTTATCCTCGGCGCCTACCTTAGAGGCTACAAGGTCATGAAGACCGTTGGAGAAGGAATAATCAGCTCGATGAGCATGGAATTAGCGATCCTCATTCTATTCTCAGCAGGCATATGGGTGACCATTGCAACTATAAAAGGACTCCCCGTCTCAACAACGCAGGCGATAGTGGGAGGTGTAATAGGGGCAGGACTCGCCACGGGCGCGACAATAAACTGGTCCGTAATGGAAAAGGTCGTAGGAGCCTGGGTACTTTCCCCTGTGATAGCAGGGATTTTTGCTGCCCTCCTATACAAGTTTTACTCACGGATTATTGCATCTATAAAGAGCCTCAGAAGGCTTGAGCTCCTTTATAAGTGGATGGCGATCCTTGGAGGCTCTTATATGGCCTTCAACTTCGGGGCTAACGAAGTCGCCAACGCCACGGGACCACTCGTCGGAGCAGACCTCCTCACGCCAAGGTGGGCCGGTCTCTTTGGAGCCATCAGCCTAACCTTGGGAAGCCTCACCTTCAGCTACGCCGTTATGCACACAGTTGGAAAAAAGATAACATCCCTCGGCCCAGTATCAGCCTTCTCAGCCCAGTTCTCCTCGGCAATCGCCGTCAGCCTAGCGAACTACTTCGGCCTCCCTGTGAGCTCGAGTCAGGCAATAGTAGGAGGTGTTGTGGGAGTTGGACTCGCGGCGGGGGAGAGAGTTGATAAGAGAATCGTGGCTGACGTGCTCTTTGGATGGGTAGCAACACCCACGACGGGCATGGTGATAGCCTTCACCCTATCGAAGCTCTTCATGGCGGTTGGGCTGCTCTGA
- the hflX gene encoding GTPase HflX codes for MKVVGVIRHEPRRRASREEFEELLRSAGYEVLAIVEQVREEHPRYNIGPGKLEEVKKLVKALRPDRVVFANRLTPSQAYNLWRELRVEIMDKWQLVLEIFEKRAHSKEAKLQVELANLQYELPLVKEAIRRIRLGDRAGFKGMGEYQTQQYLKHIRYRMGKIREELEKIRAERAVRRKKREEEGFVLIALAGYTNAGKSTLLNILTNEDVDAKNQMFTTLDTTTRRFRLRGKKVLITDTVGFIDDLPPFIVEAFHSTLEEIVKADVVVLVVDASEPWPEVRRKFLASLDVLRELKALDRPIIVALNKVDLVGEEDAGEKEALILELAERRSVTLSGTAKISARLGRVEELLEVLERTILSLPKFRLFEIKIREPEKVGKVLSIVRSIGELVAVEYGPETTIRAYIQAGMIRELTKLGVELRAAQPP; via the coding sequence ATGAAGGTCGTTGGGGTGATAAGGCACGAGCCGAGAAGAAGGGCCAGTAGGGAGGAGTTCGAGGAGCTCCTGAGGAGTGCGGGCTACGAGGTTCTTGCCATAGTCGAGCAGGTCAGGGAGGAGCATCCCCGGTATAACATAGGACCCGGCAAGCTGGAGGAAGTGAAGAAGCTCGTAAAAGCTCTTAGGCCTGATAGGGTTGTCTTTGCTAACCGCCTTACTCCAAGCCAAGCTTATAATCTCTGGAGGGAGCTTAGGGTTGAGATAATGGATAAGTGGCAGCTCGTTCTTGAGATATTCGAGAAGAGGGCCCATTCGAAAGAGGCTAAGCTTCAGGTGGAGCTGGCAAATCTTCAGTATGAGTTGCCGCTCGTTAAGGAGGCGATAAGGAGGATAAGGCTTGGCGACAGGGCGGGTTTCAAGGGTATGGGTGAATACCAGACGCAGCAGTACCTCAAGCACATCCGCTACAGGATGGGCAAGATTAGGGAGGAGCTGGAGAAGATAAGGGCTGAAAGGGCTGTGAGGAGGAAGAAGAGGGAAGAAGAGGGATTCGTTCTGATAGCACTGGCCGGATACACGAACGCTGGCAAGTCAACTCTTCTCAATATTCTGACCAACGAGGATGTGGATGCCAAGAATCAGATGTTCACGACTCTTGACACGACCACGAGGCGCTTTAGGCTGAGGGGCAAGAAGGTTCTTATCACCGATACGGTTGGGTTCATAGATGACCTCCCGCCCTTTATAGTCGAGGCCTTCCATTCGACACTCGAGGAGATTGTCAAGGCGGATGTTGTTGTTCTGGTTGTGGATGCCAGCGAACCCTGGCCCGAGGTCCGCAGGAAGTTCTTAGCCTCTTTGGATGTCCTCAGGGAGCTGAAGGCTCTTGATAGGCCAATAATCGTGGCCCTCAACAAGGTTGATCTGGTTGGAGAGGAGGATGCGGGAGAGAAGGAGGCTCTTATCTTGGAGCTTGCTGAGAGGAGGAGCGTGACGCTATCTGGTACTGCCAAGATATCCGCGAGGCTTGGAAGGGTTGAGGAGTTGTTGGAGGTTCTCGAGAGGACGATATTGAGCCTTCCGAAGTTCAGGCTCTTCGAGATTAAGATAAGGGAACCTGAGAAGGTGGGTAAAGTCCTTTCAATCGTCAGATCAATCGGTGAGCTCGTTGCCGTTGAATACGGTCCCGAAACAACCATTCGAGCCTACATCCAGGCGGGAATGATAAGAGAGCTTACGAAGCTGGGTGTCGAGCTCAGAGCAGCCCAACCGCCATGA
- a CDS encoding DUF3216 domain-containing protein, giving the protein MLIEEVKELCRELGEEGLITTIDSFVSLNRELEGKRGNEFVEIAVLGFLEGILTTLKIRHEDGRIDALLGKVRARREELEALFRRSRSPLTEV; this is encoded by the coding sequence ATGCTCATTGAGGAGGTTAAGGAGCTTTGTAGGGAGCTGGGTGAAGAGGGGTTGATAACCACCATAGATTCCTTCGTTAGCCTTAACAGGGAGCTGGAAGGGAAGAGGGGGAATGAGTTTGTGGAAATCGCTGTGCTCGGGTTTCTTGAGGGTATCTTGACGACCCTTAAGATCCGGCACGAGGATGGGAGAATAGATGCCCTCCTCGGTAAGGTTAGGGCGAGGAGAGAGGAACTCGAGGCTCTCTTCAGGAGGTCAAGGTCTCCGCTTACTGAGGTTTGA
- a CDS encoding fumarate hydratase, whose protein sequence is MELVDALVEAIRLAVTKIPDDVEKALTRAYEKEENDIAKFNISLILKAIKIGQEKRVPVCQDTGTPTFFVELGDYSNPGELVKAIKEAVRITTEDVPLRPNALNVLTNENLGNLPIIHMETTEEKATRIAVLMKGGGSENCSALAMLTPAEGLDGLKRFVIEKVAECGGKPCPPIILGIGVGGTAEKAMELAKRALLRRIGERNPNPQLAALEEELLKAVNSLGIGPMGLGGKTTALDVKVEVAPRHPASFPVALAVQCWAHRRAFVEIKGGRVRVWQ, encoded by the coding sequence ATGGAGCTCGTGGATGCCCTCGTTGAAGCGATTAGGCTCGCGGTTACCAAAATACCGGACGACGTCGAAAAGGCTCTTACAAGAGCCTACGAGAAAGAGGAAAACGACATTGCGAAGTTCAACATCTCCCTAATACTAAAGGCCATAAAAATCGGGCAGGAAAAAAGAGTGCCCGTCTGCCAGGACACGGGAACGCCAACCTTCTTCGTGGAGCTCGGCGATTACTCAAACCCGGGTGAACTCGTAAAGGCAATAAAAGAGGCCGTTAGGATAACAACGGAAGATGTTCCTCTGAGGCCGAACGCCCTGAACGTCCTAACCAACGAGAATCTCGGAAATTTGCCAATCATCCACATGGAGACCACGGAAGAAAAGGCGACGAGAATAGCAGTGCTAATGAAGGGGGGAGGAAGCGAGAACTGCTCAGCCCTCGCCATGCTAACACCCGCTGAAGGCCTTGATGGATTGAAGAGATTCGTAATCGAGAAGGTAGCGGAGTGCGGTGGCAAGCCCTGTCCCCCCATTATATTAGGGATTGGAGTCGGGGGCACGGCCGAAAAGGCCATGGAGCTCGCCAAAAGAGCCCTGCTCAGGAGAATTGGGGAAAGGAACCCGAACCCCCAGCTTGCGGCCCTTGAGGAGGAACTGCTTAAAGCGGTGAACTCCCTGGGAATCGGACCGATGGGCCTGGGCGGAAAGACGACGGCCCTCGACGTGAAGGTAGAGGTTGCCCCCAGGCACCCTGCGAGCTTTCCAGTTGCCCTTGCCGTTCAGTGTTGGGCCCATAGAAGAGCGTTCGTGGAGATAAAGGGCGGGAGGGTTAGGGTTTGGCAGTGA
- a CDS encoding FumA C-terminus/TtdB family hydratase beta subunit encodes MAVRLKTPLSARDVLRLKVGDKVLLSGIVYTARDLAHKRIIKEGPPFNPEGAVIYHCGPLIKDDRVISAGPTTSARMNIYLEEVLRMGIRGIIGKGGMMPEPFRGRAVYFAFPGGAGSLAAEHVRRIKGVFWPELGMPEAVWALEVEDLPLLVAIDAHGRTLYRKFTQELTSRPSQL; translated from the coding sequence TTGGCAGTGAGGCTGAAGACTCCCCTGAGCGCGAGAGATGTCCTTAGGCTAAAAGTCGGTGACAAGGTGCTCCTCTCTGGTATCGTGTACACGGCAAGAGACCTTGCCCACAAGAGAATCATAAAGGAAGGACCTCCCTTCAACCCGGAGGGCGCCGTCATATATCACTGCGGACCCCTAATTAAAGATGACAGGGTTATCTCGGCAGGACCAACAACGAGCGCCAGGATGAACATCTATCTCGAAGAAGTACTCAGGATGGGCATCCGGGGAATAATCGGGAAAGGAGGCATGATGCCGGAGCCCTTCAGGGGAAGGGCCGTTTACTTTGCATTTCCCGGCGGAGCTGGAAGTCTCGCGGCCGAGCATGTGAGGAGAATAAAGGGCGTCTTCTGGCCAGAGCTCGGGATGCCGGAGGCGGTCTGGGCCCTTGAAGTTGAAGACCTTCCGCTGCTCGTAGCAATAGATGCCCACGGCCGCACGCTCTATCGGAAATTCACTCAAGAGCTAACCTCACGGCCCTCTCAGCTATAA
- a CDS encoding cysteate racemase, whose amino-acid sequence MKTIGILGGMGPLATAELFRRIVEKVPARRDQDHPKVIVISNPQIPDRTAFILGYGEDPRPALVETAKRLEACGADFIIMPCNTAHAFIEDIQRAVKIPVVSMVEETARKIAEMGVKRAGLLATTGTVVSRVYERALARWAVEVVVPDEEGQEKVMRAIYEGVKAGNIELGRRLILEVARSLEGRVDCVIAGCTEVSLVLHDGDLSVPIVDPMDVIAERAVRLALE is encoded by the coding sequence ATGAAGACTATCGGAATACTGGGCGGTATGGGTCCCCTAGCCACGGCGGAGCTCTTTAGGAGGATAGTGGAGAAGGTTCCTGCAAGGAGGGATCAGGATCATCCGAAAGTTATCGTGATCAGTAATCCCCAGATACCGGATAGGACGGCCTTTATTCTAGGCTATGGGGAGGATCCGAGGCCGGCCCTTGTGGAGACGGCGAAACGGCTTGAGGCCTGCGGGGCTGACTTCATAATAATGCCCTGCAATACGGCCCACGCCTTCATAGAGGATATTCAAAGGGCAGTCAAGATACCTGTCGTGAGCATGGTGGAGGAGACCGCCAGGAAAATAGCTGAGATGGGGGTCAAACGAGCTGGCCTGCTTGCCACGACGGGCACCGTCGTCAGCCGCGTTTATGAGAGGGCCCTTGCAAGGTGGGCCGTAGAGGTTGTCGTGCCGGACGAAGAAGGGCAGGAAAAGGTTATGAGGGCTATATATGAAGGGGTTAAGGCTGGGAACATCGAACTTGGCAGGAGGCTAATCCTCGAGGTCGCAAGGTCCCTTGAGGGGAGGGTTGATTGCGTGATAGCAGGTTGCACGGAAGTAAGTCTTGTCCTCCACGATGGCGACCTGTCAGTTCCCATCGTAGACCCGATGGATGTTATAGCTGAGAGGGCCGTGAGGTTAGCTCTTGAGTGA
- a CDS encoding cob(I)yrinic acid a,c-diamide adenosyltransferase — protein sequence MRVTTKTGDRGTTSLFGGDRVWKDSPIIEANGTIDELTSFLGEARHYLDDEMRVIIDTVQGHLYSIMAELGSKGRMKSVGDGEIKWLENVIAKYEPQVELRSFVLPGGTLASAKLDVCRAVARRAERRVATVLREFGIGEKPLIYLNRLSDLLFLMARVIEIREGRLREVKL from the coding sequence ATGAGGGTGACGACGAAGACGGGGGACAGGGGGACGACATCTCTCTTCGGAGGGGATCGCGTCTGGAAGGACTCACCGATAATTGAAGCCAATGGGACGATAGACGAGCTCACTAGCTTCCTCGGCGAGGCAAGGCACTACTTGGACGATGAGATGCGTGTAATCATAGACACCGTTCAGGGTCATCTGTACTCCATCATGGCCGAACTCGGGAGCAAGGGGAGGATGAAGAGTGTTGGTGATGGTGAGATAAAATGGCTAGAGAATGTTATTGCTAAGTACGAGCCTCAGGTTGAGCTGAGAAGCTTCGTTCTGCCCGGAGGAACACTTGCAAGCGCGAAGCTTGACGTCTGCAGGGCAGTTGCGAGAAGGGCGGAGCGCAGGGTAGCAACTGTTTTGAGGGAGTTCGGCATTGGTGAGAAGCCCCTTATATACCTCAACAGGCTCAGTGACTTGCTCTTCCTTATGGCGAGGGTCATTGAGATTAGGGAGGGGAGGCTTAGGGAGGTGAAGCTATGA